In Rhodopirellula sp. P2, the DNA window GTACCTCCCGGTTTTCCGCGTCACACGCAGTGTTTTGATGAACGAACACACCGCCACCCATCCGTCGCATCCAGGGACGCTATCGTCTCGTGCGTTGAAAGTTCTCTGCGCCGGTCTGGCTTGTCTCACGACCTTCGTCGAATCTGCGGACGGCCAAGACACCTCTGCCAACACGGTCAACCAGCCCTACTTGGTATTTGTGTCCGATACCGAGGCGCATCTTCGTTGTGGGCCGTCGGGCGAATACTACAAAACCGATCCTGTTCGACACGGGCAAGAACTCGAAGTTTACGTTGAAACCAGCGATGGTTGGTTGGGCGTGCGACCTGTCGAAGAAAGCTTTTGTTGGGTCGACGCGGATGCGGTCAAACTGAATCAACCCAGCAACTCGAAGCAATCGTCCGGGGCGGATGTCCTGGGGACCGCGACCGTCACCGAAGACAAAACCGTTGCCTGGATTGGAACCAACCTTGGGCGAGCCCGTCGCTATCGATGGCAGGTTCAATTGGGGGCAGGCGAAGAGATCACCATCGTTGGCAGCAGCGAACGCGAAGGGCCCGATGGGCCGCAAACCTGGTATCGCATTGTGCCTCCTTCGGGCGAGTTTCGTTGGATTCACCAGGACCAAACGGCTGCCACGGCGGAAGCGTTGGTCGCGAGTCTGAAACGACCGGAACCGGCTCAGCACATGTTCATTCCTGATGGCAACACCGAACCCACACCCACGCCAGCTGGGGAGCAACCCCGCGTTGCGATGTCGCAATTCGAAGCAGACGTGGCTGACGAAAATTGGGATTTGCGGACCGACTCCCCGTCTCGAACTGAAAGTCTGGAGCGCTCTCATCCTCGCCGTGAATTGGCGGATCGGGTGGCTCGGTTGAGCCGCGGTGAAGAACAGGCTCATCCTGGCGCCGAAGTGGTTGCCCAGGCTGAACATCATCCTCGTAGCCTTTCGGATCGGATTGCTCGCGGCTTGGAATCACTGGTCGGCGGAGGTTCCAGCGACGTGGCGGACCTGGAACCGGTCACTCAGTCCAGTCGTCGCATCCCTGACTTGGTGCCGATCGAAGAGCACCGGGTCGCCAGCGCAGCCGCGATGTCGCAAGGCATCGCGAGGGTGGGTCATGAAGAACCCGTCCACAGTGATGTCGTGGGCAGTGGGGTTGCACCCAATTCAGGAGCTGCTGCTCAGTCAGCTGCAAACCTTGCGGCGGCACCATCGCTCGCGCCGGCGGATGATCCCGCCGAATCGAGCATGCGTGATTCACGAATGACGATCACGTCGCGTCCCCGGATGGTTGATGGAAATGGATCCCTGGCAACGACCAGTGGAGGGTGGAGTCAAACGCCGCCTTCGGGAATTCAGCAAGTCTCGGCAACGTTTCCTGCGGCACCTCCGAAGTTGCGAACCATCGCAGCGGCTCAAATCGAACAGGTCCAGCGAGATGTTGCCCAAGCCGATGTGAGCATGTTGCCAGTTCTATTTTCCAAGCTGATGGCGCGAGGAGCATCGGCACCTGAGGTCGCATTGGTAGCTGAAGCCGCTGAACGCCTGCAGTTGCATGCCTTGGCGACTCGTTGCCGCGAATATCAGGTCGTTGCTCAACGACGTGATGGGGAGACCGTCGTGCAGACGATGTCACTTCCCACGCCGATGACACCCGTTCCCACGATCCCGTCACCAGTCACACCGATTTCTTCCATGGCCACAGCAGCGGCTGGAATCAATGGCAGCATGCCGCGTGCGGCGATGAATGCTGTTCCGTCTGCGCAGCAGGCTCCAGAGATTGCAACGGTTTCCCACGAAGTGCCCAGTGCGGCACCCGCTGCGTTACCGGTTCACGAAGGAACGCTGGTTGAGGTTTACTCCGCCGATCCAAGTCGTCCACCGTACGCCATCACCGACCGTGGTGGTCGCACGTTGGCCTATGTGACTCCGGCACCCGGTGTTGATGTGCATTCGCACTTGGGAGCCACCATTCGAGTGACGGGCGAAAGTGGGTACCTGAAAGGGATCGACACGCCTCACGTGTTGGCCACTTCCGCTGCCCGAATTGTTCGCTGAGAACACGAGCCACAGCGGACTCAAAGCAGAAACGAAATCAAACGAAAGAAGGCACGGTGAAATTCACCGTGCCTTCTTTGCTTGGTCCATGTTGGTTGAAACGCCCAAACGGCTCACATGATTCTGCCCCAGTATTCCTGCCCACCGGCTTAGGACCACGTGAACAACAGGTAATGAAGCGGAAGGGCGCGAGCTCTCCGGTTCATCACCGGGCGGCTTGCGCCGCACCGCTAACATCGTCACTTGTTGTTCACGCGTTCCTTAGCAACACGTGTCCACGACGACAGCCTGACACTCACGCCTCAAGCGTGGCTTAGCTGAGCCAGCTGGGCAATTGACCGGCCGCCGGCATGTCGATGACTTGGCATTCGGTGATCGCGTCGATGGCGAGCAAATCATCGAGTGCTTCCGGTGGCACGTCGCCGTCCAGGCTGAGCACGCCGATGGCGGAACCGCCGGGGGCGTCGCCTTCGCGTCCGACCGCCATTTGGGCGATGTTGACGCCATGACTGCCAAACGTCGTGCCGACGCGGCCGATGATCCCAGGAACGTCCTTGTGAACGAAGACCAACAGTTTGCCGTCCAGGAAGGATTCCAGGCGGTAACCGTTGACCAGGATCAAACGTGGCATTTCGTGGCCGAGAATCGCGGCACCGGCTTGGACGGTTTTGCCGTTGCCGCTGACTTCCGCGGTGATGCTGCTGGTGAAGGCACCTTTGTCGCCAACGCGTTCGCAGGTCAGTTCGATGCCGCGTTCGCGGAGCAGCATTTCTGAGTTGATCACGTTGGCGTCTTCGACCACACGTTCCAACAATCCAGCGCAGAACGCATTGTTGAGGACTCGCGTGTCTTTGCTGGAGACTTCGCCGCGGAATGTCAGGCGAGCGTGATCGATGCCACCGCCGTGCAGTTGGCTGAGGAACAATCCCAAGCGATGAGCCACGTTGAGGTGACCACGAAGCTCGGCCAATGTCTTGGGGTCCAGCGATGCCACGTTGACGCTGTGGCGAATCTCACCGGTGCGGAGGTAGTTCAGCAGCAGGTGAATGCCTTCCACGGCGACTTGCGTTTGGGCTTCTTCGGTGCTGGCACCCAAGTGCGGTGTGCAGACGACGCCGGGCATGCCAAACAGAGGGCTGTCCGTGCAGGGTTCGTTCTCGTAGACGTCGAGCGCGACCCCACCGAGCTGGCCAGATTTCAAGCCTTCGACCATTGCTTCGGCGTCGTAGATGCCACCGCGAGCGACGTTGATGATTCGCAGGCCCGGTTTGACCTTTTCAAGTTGCTCCATGCCGATCAGGCCGCGAGTTTCGGGCGTCAGCGGCGTGTGGACGGTCAAGTAATCGATTTGCGGAAGCATTTCGTCGACGGTTCCGACGCGGCGAACCTTCAGCGATTCGGCTTGGTCGTCGGTCAGGAAGGGATCGAAAGCGACCACGTCCATGTCAAAGGCTTGAGCACGCGAGGCGACTTCACGACCGATGCGGCCCATGCCGACGATGCCCAGTGTTTTGCCGGCGACCTGGGTGCCCATGAATTTCTTGCGGTCCCAACGGCCTTCGACCAAACTTTGGTTGGCCGCGGCAATGTTGCGGCTCATGGCGAGCAGCATTGCGAAGGTGTGTTCGGCGGTGCTGACGGTGTTGCCAGCGGGCGTGTTCATCACCACGATTCCGCGCCGCGTCGCGGCTGGTTTATCGATGTTGTCGGTTCCGACGCCGGCGCGCACCAAGGCTCGCAGACGCGTGTTGCCTTCCAGTGATTCCGGGGTGATGGTCACGCCACTGCGAAGGATCGCCGCATCGAACTCATTGAGCGACTGGCGAAGTTCTTCGCCTTTGAGTTTGGTGCGAATTTCGTATTCGATTCCCTCGGTGGCTTCGAGCAAGTCGATGCCTTCTTGGGCGATATCATCCAGAACGAGAATGCGATGCATGGTGGGGATTGAGATTGAAGGTTGGGGATGGATGGTTCAGGGAGGCTGACTAGCTGTTCTTGCTGGCGAAGTCGTTCATGAACGAAGCCAAGGTGTTGACTCCTTCGCGAGGCATCGCGTTGTAGATGCTCGCTCGGATGCCGCCGACGCTGCGGTGGCCTTTGAGAGCGGCCAGTTTGTGCTCCGCAGCTTCCGCGATGAATTTCGCGGTCAGTTCGTCGCTGGGCAGATTGAACGTCACATTCATCAAGCTGCGGCAATCCGTTTGTGCGTGGCCACGGTAGAAACCGTTGCTGGAATCGATCGCCGAGTAAAGTTGCTGTGATTTTTCGCGGTTGATGGATTCCATCTTTTCCAGGCCGCCCATGTCATCTCGAAGCCAACGGGCGACTTTGCCGAGCACGTAGATCGCGAATGTCGGTGGAGTGTTCCATTCCGAATCGTTGTCGTGATGGTTCTTGAAGTGCAGGTAGCCAGGAATGTTGGGATCGGCTCGGTCGAGCAGATCCTTCCGCATGATCACGACGGACACGCCGGCAGGTCCTGCGTTCTTCTGAGCACAGGCGTAAAGCAAACCGTATTTGTCGATCGGCAGTGGGCGAGAAAGGAAATCGCTGGAAGCGTCGCTGACCAAGGGCACCGAGTCGGGGCAGTTTGGTTCGGTCGGGAACTGAACGCCTTGAATTGTTTCGTTGCTGCAGTAGTACATGTACGCCGCGTCGTCGGGGCACACCAAATCGGACGTCGAGGGCACGTGGTCGTAATTCGATTCCGCCGCGTCGAAGAGAACGTCGACGTCGCCTTCTTTCTGGGCTTCCTTGATCGCTTTTTTGCCCCAGGACCCGGTCAGGACGTACTGGGCTCGTTTGCCGCTTCCGCGAAGCAAGTTGGCAGGGATCGCTGAGAACTGCAGCGAGGCTCCCCCTTGGATGAACATCACCGAGTAGTCGTCGCTGACGTTCAACAATTCACGGATGGTTGATTCTGCATCATGCAGCACATCGACGAAGAGCTTGTCGCGGTGGCTGATTTCCATGATCGACGCGCCCGCGCCGGGGTAACACAGCATCTCGTCCTGAATTTCCCGCAGCACCGATTCGGGCATGGTGGCCGGACCCGCCGAAAAATTGAACACCCGTTCGGGGTTGCTGGCGGAAGATTGGCGGGCGGAAGTGGTTTGCACACCTTGGGCTGATGCAGTCATTCGAGGCGGCTCGGTTGCATAGGGGTGATGGGGAGGAGGTTCCGCGGCAAAACGCCTGGTTTCGGAACCCGTTTTGGCGGATTCTAAACTTCGGTGCCCAGATGCGGAAGGCAACCCGAAAACGCGACCGGGGCGGAATTGGCGGGGAGCGATACCGTCGCTGGATCTGCCTCGCGAGAACACCGGGGATTCGGCCGTGCATTGTCAGGTGAGATGCCTGCCTGGGCTCACCATCCTGGGCTCACTCGGGCGGGAGACGCTGCAATGACTTGGAGACTCCCTCTGGGGAGGCGGGTTCGCCTTGGCTGACACCTGCCCAGCGGTCATGCCAGCGGTTGGGGCAGGCAAAACAGCAGAAAAAGGGCGGCCAGACTCGTTTGGGCCGACGAACTTCAAAACACGCCTGCGAAAGAGTCGGGCGGCCAATTATGCTGGAACACCGTTTGTTTGGTGATCTCCGCTGATGTCCGTGAGCTAATTTCCCGTCACTATGCTGCAACTCACTCAGCAAATTCGCTCGGCCTGGATGAACAGTTCGTTTTTGTCCATCTCGTCTTGGTGCGTGGTCGCTCTATCGACCTTCTTCGGGCCGCTGGATATTGGTTCGGATGCGACGGCCATGACGGTCGGTCTGGACATCCGGGTCGCTTGCAAGTTGATTGTGGCGGGAGCGGCGTTCCTGGTCGGTGCGTATGGTCTGCTGACGTCTGCGAACGTTCGCCAAACCTTGACGACGATGCCTCCCCTGGTTGTGTTGGCCATTTTGATGCTGGTTGGATTGGCGACGCCGATCGCGATCAGCGGTTCGTCGCTGCCTGCTGCGCTGATCAACTTCGCCTACGTCGTGTTCCTCGTCGTCGCGTTGTTCACGATTGGTTTGCGTGGGGTCGTCACCGCGATCTTGGTCGGTGTGACCGCCACGATGGCGCTGGCATTGTTCTTGTTCGTGTTCGTGCCGAAGTACGGTTCCTTTCCTGAATTGTTGGCCGATGGTTTGGTGGTCAATCGGATGTCGGGGACGGCGCATCCCAATGCGGTGGGACGAGCGATGGTGCTTGGCGTGATTGCAACGCTGTACATGTTTCGCAGTGGCACGTTGCGATTGAACGTTGCCCTTCCCTTGACGGTTTGTTTTGCACTGGCGGCTTACTTGGCTTGGAGTCGCACCGCGCTGTTGGCGGGGGCGTTTGGGGTAAGCGTCTTGTTCTTGGACCATTTGCGAGGTCGCGTGGGAGTTTCCGCAATCGCCTTGATCGCGTTGCTAGGCGTTGTCGGAATGACCTTTGTCTATGCGACTGGGCGCGAGGACCAATTTGTCGGGAAGGTGTTGGAAAAGGTTTCCAAGTCAGGCGATGCGGAGGAGATCACCAGCGGAACCGGGCGTTCCGAGATTTGGGCGAAAGCAATCGGATTGATTTGGGAGCGTCCGATCGTGGGGCACGGTTTCAATGCGGCCCCGATCCTGATGTTGGAGTACTCGCAGGCCACGCACAATGCAGTGCTCCATGCGTCTTTGGCGGGCGGATTGATCGCGGGGGCATTGATGGCTGGGTTGTTGTTTTGGAATGTCTGCCTCGTGTTCGTCGGAGAGCATTTGTTGATCCGCGCGTTTTCGGCTTTCACCATTCTGTCGTGCATGACCGAGGACACGGTGTTGGAAATCTTTCCCGGTCCATGCACCCTTGTTTGGATGACGTGCATTTTCTACCCGGTGTTGGTCGATGCTCGGCAGCTGGATGCGGTGGAAGCAGAGCGTTCGCAACGCGATGCTGCTGAAACATCGACCGATTCTCTAGGACGTGGCGGGGTTTTGGGCACATCATGAAGCGAGCTTCCACGGCGACGGTCGTCAATTTACGCAACTTTTTCGCACCTGATTCAGTTGCCATTGCTCAAGCGTGGGATCAGCGCGTTGGTCAATTGATTGTCTTGATCTCCGTTGCCATGGAAGGCAATCGAACGTGGAAGCCCGATGATGGCGGGCTCGATGTTCGGCAGCAGAAAACTTGGACTCGGACTCGGGTGGATCATCACCCAGGTGGTTACTCCGACGTCAACTACGTTCACTTTCCGATCGACACTTTGCGGCAGTTGAAGCGAGCGAAGGCCGATGTCGTGGTGTCGACCGAGTTGGGTGTGAGATCCATGATGTCGGCGTTTCACTGCGCTCGGTCGGGATGGTTTGGGTTGCGGAAACGCCGGTGTCAGTTGGTCATTGCTGTGAGCACATCGCCCTGGATCGAAGCCAGTCGCTCGGGATGGTTGCGGCGAATCCAGCGGCGATTGCTGCTGTCGCAGGCCGACCGGGTGACCCATCACGGTCCCGAGTGCAAGCAGTGGTTGATCGATTTGGGAGTTCCGGAAAAACGATTGGCTCCGTTCCAGTACTCCGCCGACCCCACCAAAATTTACACGGGGGAGTTGGTCAGCCAGTCGAAGGAACGGGTTCGCGTGTTGACTGTCGGTCAGTTGATCGACCGAAAAGGTGTTCGCGAAGCCTTGGCAACCATGATCGAAGTCACCCAGCGATCGCCTGAACTGAATGTTGACTGGACCCTCATTGGCGGCGGTCCGTTGTTGGACCAGTTGCGGGCTGTTCCAACGCCGTCGAACCTGACGGTTGATTGGCGAGGAAATTGCGACGCCCAACAAATTCGCGACGCGTACCGCGATCACGAAGTCATGTTCTTTCCAACCCGCGGCGATGAGTGGGGGTTGGTGGTCGACGAAGCCTTGCACAGCGGGTTGGTTGTGATCGGAAACGATCGGGCGCAAGCCGTTGTGACGCTGATTCGAGACCGGCTGAACAGCGCGGAGCAAAACGGTTGGGTGGTCGAGATCGATCAAGCGGACTCGTTGAGCGACGCGCTGAATGCTTTTTCAAGAATGAACTCCGACGAGCGGCTGGAAATGCGGTTGCAAGCCCGGCGTTCGGTTGCGGATCGAACCCCCGAGGCCTCGGCGGATCAGATCACAAATCTGATTGATCAGATGTTGGTGGAGCGACAAAGCGGCGATTCCAGCCACCGTTGACATTGATGTTTTGCCCGGTGACAAAGCTGTTTTCGGGTGCGACCAAGTAGGCAACGGCTTCGGCGATGTCCTGTGGTTTGCCCCAGCGATGCATCAGCGATTGATGTTTCGCTCGGTCGTCCCAGTAGCCGGAAGTGGTCTCTCCCCAGGCTGTTTGGGTCCAGCCAGGTGAGACTGTGTTGACGCGCACGTGGGGCGCCAAGGTTTGTGCGAGTGACGCGGAGAATGCCATCACCGCGGCTTTGACAGGCCCGAACATCATGCCAGCCTCGCCTTCCATTCCCAGCGGAGCTTGGTCCCATCCGATGAAGATCATCGAGGGGACGA includes these proteins:
- a CDS encoding O-antigen ligase family protein produces the protein MNSSFLSISSWCVVALSTFFGPLDIGSDATAMTVGLDIRVACKLIVAGAAFLVGAYGLLTSANVRQTLTTMPPLVVLAILMLVGLATPIAISGSSLPAALINFAYVVFLVVALFTIGLRGVVTAILVGVTATMALALFLFVFVPKYGSFPELLADGLVVNRMSGTAHPNAVGRAMVLGVIATLYMFRSGTLRLNVALPLTVCFALAAYLAWSRTALLAGAFGVSVLFLDHLRGRVGVSAIALIALLGVVGMTFVYATGREDQFVGKVLEKVSKSGDAEEITSGTGRSEIWAKAIGLIWERPIVGHGFNAAPILMLEYSQATHNAVLHASLAGGLIAGALMAGLLFWNVCLVFVGEHLLIRAFSAFTILSCMTEDTVLEIFPGPCTLVWMTCIFYPVLVDARQLDAVEAERSQRDAAETSTDSLGRGGVLGTS
- the serC gene encoding 3-phosphoserine/phosphohydroxythreonine transaminase — translated: MTASAQGVQTTSARQSSASNPERVFNFSAGPATMPESVLREIQDEMLCYPGAGASIMEISHRDKLFVDVLHDAESTIRELLNVSDDYSVMFIQGGASLQFSAIPANLLRGSGKRAQYVLTGSWGKKAIKEAQKEGDVDVLFDAAESNYDHVPSTSDLVCPDDAAYMYYCSNETIQGVQFPTEPNCPDSVPLVSDASSDFLSRPLPIDKYGLLYACAQKNAGPAGVSVVIMRKDLLDRADPNIPGYLHFKNHHDNDSEWNTPPTFAIYVLGKVARWLRDDMGGLEKMESINREKSQQLYSAIDSSNGFYRGHAQTDCRSLMNVTFNLPSDELTAKFIAEAAEHKLAALKGHRSVGGIRASIYNAMPREGVNTLASFMNDFASKNS
- the serA gene encoding phosphoglycerate dehydrogenase produces the protein MHRILVLDDIAQEGIDLLEATEGIEYEIRTKLKGEELRQSLNEFDAAILRSGVTITPESLEGNTRLRALVRAGVGTDNIDKPAATRRGIVVMNTPAGNTVSTAEHTFAMLLAMSRNIAAANQSLVEGRWDRKKFMGTQVAGKTLGIVGMGRIGREVASRAQAFDMDVVAFDPFLTDDQAESLKVRRVGTVDEMLPQIDYLTVHTPLTPETRGLIGMEQLEKVKPGLRIINVARGGIYDAEAMVEGLKSGQLGGVALDVYENEPCTDSPLFGMPGVVCTPHLGASTEEAQTQVAVEGIHLLLNYLRTGEIRHSVNVASLDPKTLAELRGHLNVAHRLGLFLSQLHGGGIDHARLTFRGEVSSKDTRVLNNAFCAGLLERVVEDANVINSEMLLRERGIELTCERVGDKGAFTSSITAEVSGNGKTVQAGAAILGHEMPRLILVNGYRLESFLDGKLLVFVHKDVPGIIGRVGTTFGSHGVNIAQMAVGREGDAPGGSAIGVLSLDGDVPPEALDDLLAIDAITECQVIDMPAAGQLPSWLS
- a CDS encoding glycosyltransferase family 4 protein gives rise to the protein MKRASTATVVNLRNFFAPDSVAIAQAWDQRVGQLIVLISVAMEGNRTWKPDDGGLDVRQQKTWTRTRVDHHPGGYSDVNYVHFPIDTLRQLKRAKADVVVSTELGVRSMMSAFHCARSGWFGLRKRRCQLVIAVSTSPWIEASRSGWLRRIQRRLLLSQADRVTHHGPECKQWLIDLGVPEKRLAPFQYSADPTKIYTGELVSQSKERVRVLTVGQLIDRKGVREALATMIEVTQRSPELNVDWTLIGGGPLLDQLRAVPTPSNLTVDWRGNCDAQQIRDAYRDHEVMFFPTRGDEWGLVVDEALHSGLVVIGNDRAQAVVTLIRDRLNSAEQNGWVVEIDQADSLSDALNAFSRMNSDERLEMRLQARRSVADRTPEASADQITNLIDQMLVERQSGDSSHR